Genomic DNA from Synechococcus sp. MU1643:
GCGGCATTGGTGCCACCGGCAAGCTGAAGCGGACCCGGCGGCGCCAGACCACGCATGGCACGCCAGAGCTGAACCGCAGCTCGCGCGGTGCCAGCGCCCACATCGCCGCTCATCGGACGCCCATCCAGCTGCCAGAGGGGTCTGTAACCGGCTTGGCGCAGGCGGGAGTAGCGACGCCAAAGCAAACCAGCAAACTGATCGGCCTTCACGGCGTGGCCCTCCAAGCCCGAGCTCACGGCCAAGCGCCGCAGGGGAACGTTGTACTGCTGAAGGCTTTGGATCAGCGTCGAGAAGCCCTCGTCATGCCCAGACGCCGTGTGAATCTCCACAGCATCGGGCTGGATCGATTTCAGCAAGGAGATCACCTGCTCGGGTGCCAGTCGGTGGTCGCGTTCCTCAATCAAGCCATGGGGGCAAGCCGGCAAGCAGCGGCCGCAGCCATAGCAACGCTGCTGGTCGATCCCAGCAGCGGGCGGAATCGCCGCCGCCGGACAAATCCTTTCGCAGGGCCGCGGGCAGTCCGCGGGGCAGTGGTCAGGATCGAACCAGGCCTTGCGGAAGTGAGCATCGATGCCATCGCTGAGACTGACCATTAGCCAGGGGCGACGCCCTGTTTGCGACTCAGCCCAGTCCAGCCCGCGACGCGCTGCAAGGGCGACCGCTGGATCTGCAGCCACATCAACGCAATGAACACCAACAGCAGCAAAAACAGCGGTCAGATCGGCTATGGCAGGCACATCCTGGTTGCTTGCTCCACAGATGAGCTTGACCCAGCGGCCCTGATCGAGGGCCTCGTCAGGCGTCAGGCCTTCAGATATGAGGTCATCGGTTCCCACTTCAGGCTGCGAGCACCACCCATCTCCACGATGATGCGTAGACGTGGTTCGCGCTTGCAAAGATCGCAGAGGGAAAGAAGTTCGGAGCGCGACAGCACCTGGCCTTCCAGCAGCCAGAGGGCCACAGGAGCATCACCTTCAAACAGGTCGCCGAGCTGGGGAGCCACCTCCTGCACTTCTCCCACAGCAGCACCACGACCAACACTTTGGTGACCGAGATGGGGAGGACGGATGCCGTGCTTCTGGGTGAGGAACACCTCCGGATCACCAAGGCCGCGGGCTGATGTCATGCGGGTGCTGTAACCGGCACCGCGCAGACGTCTTAATAGACGCGTTTCTGCACCGCCTTCGAGCGGAGCCTGAACCGCCAGACAGCCATTGGCTTCGAGATCACGGCGAAATGCCTGACCGGTGAGAAGCAGAGGCATGGCAGCTACAGGGATTAAAAGGATTCTGGCAGCAGGCAGAAGGATCAGGGGAGGGGGAAGGTCGGTGTTGTAAGTTCGATGTTTGTTCTGTGTTTCTGTGCCCGTCCGCTAGCCGGGCCTCCAGTCGGCAGAACAGATTCGGCGATTGCGCCGAATCTCCAGGCCAGTACGGAAGCTTTCTTCGGAAATCTCCGTCGGGAAACTGCAACAGCACATCGTGCAGATGCAAGTCCCAGCCTCGCTGCATCGTTCGCTAGCCCATTCGAATCAACTCCTTCGGGAGTTCCGCTTCGAACCACGTCTGCGTCCAATCGATCAGCACCTGACCCCATGCGGCTTTCCGCCTGGTGGTTGTCCACGCTGGCGCTTCCTCCCCATCCATGTCCATCGGCATCCTCGGGAAGAAGCTGGGTATGTCCCAGTTCTTCGACGAGCAGGGCAGAGCTGTTCCGGTCACCTTGATCGAAGCCGGCCCCTGCCGCATCACCCAACTCAAAAACGACGACACTGACGGTTATTCCGCAGTGCAGATCGGCTTTGGCGAAACCCGCGAAAAGCTGATCAACAAGCCCGCCCAGGGTCACCTGAACAAATCCGGTGAGGGGCTTCTGCGTCATCTGCGCGAATACCGCGTCGACAGCGTTGAAGGTCTCGAACTCGGTGGAGACATTACCGTCGGCGATTTCGAAGCCGGCCAGAAGGTGGACGTCAGTGGTGACACTGTCGGCCGCGGCTTCGCTGGCTACCAGAAGCGCCACGGCTTCAGCCGGGGTCCGATGACCCACGGCTCGAAGAATCACCGCGAGCCCGGTTCGACCGGTGCCGGCACGACCCCGGGCCGCATCTATCCCGGTAAGCGGATGGCCGGTCGCTACGGCGGCAAGAAAATCACCACCCGTGGCCTGACCATCCTCAAGGTGGACAGCGAGCACAACCTGCTGGTGGTGAAGGGATCCGTGCCCGGCAAGCCTGGTGCGCTGCTCAACATCCGCCCAGCCTTGCGCGTGGGCGCCAAGCCCGCCAAAGGAGGTAAGTGATGGCCAATTGTGTC
This window encodes:
- a CDS encoding LdpA C-terminal domain-containing domain, producing MGTDDLISEGLTPDEALDQGRWVKLICGASNQDVPAIADLTAVFAAVGVHCVDVAADPAVALAARRGLDWAESQTGRRPWLMVSLSDGIDAHFRKAWFDPDHCPADCPRPCERICPAAAIPPAAGIDQQRCYGCGRCLPACPHGLIEERDHRLAPEQVISLLKSIQPDAVEIHTASGHDEGFSTLIQSLQQYNVPLRRLAVSSGLEGHAVKADQFAGLLWRRYSRLRQAGYRPLWQLDGRPMSGDVGAGTARAAVQLWRAMRGLAPPGPLQLAGGTNAATLEFLHPTERPAGIAFGGVARRLLMPVLDEAQTRGLALWQWPEGWERALSLARPLVTPWLQRSC
- a CDS encoding NAD(P)H-quinone oxidoreductase subunit N, whose product is MPLLLTGQAFRRDLEANGCLAVQAPLEGGAETRLLRRLRGAGYSTRMTSARGLGDPEVFLTQKHGIRPPHLGHQSVGRGAAVGEVQEVAPQLGDLFEGDAPVALWLLEGQVLSRSELLSLCDLCKREPRLRIIVEMGGARSLKWEPMTSYLKA
- the rplC gene encoding 50S ribosomal protein L3 — encoded protein: MSIGILGKKLGMSQFFDEQGRAVPVTLIEAGPCRITQLKNDDTDGYSAVQIGFGETREKLINKPAQGHLNKSGEGLLRHLREYRVDSVEGLELGGDITVGDFEAGQKVDVSGDTVGRGFAGYQKRHGFSRGPMTHGSKNHREPGSTGAGTTPGRIYPGKRMAGRYGGKKITTRGLTILKVDSEHNLLVVKGSVPGKPGALLNIRPALRVGAKPAKGGK